In the Gossypium raimondii isolate GPD5lz chromosome 9, ASM2569854v1, whole genome shotgun sequence genome, one interval contains:
- the LOC105798614 gene encoding PHD finger protein ING1 gives MSFIDQFQADLEALPNILQKKYALMRDLDKSLQEIVRQNEQRCEQEIEDIKRGLRAENIRFSDEALDEQKHGIRIADEKVALAIQTYDLVDSHIQQLDQYLKMSDEELRRERENAATASPVPSPNSTTKSGRSNESGRGGRKKTRLATAAAAAAAATEVAAAAAENPTGMELDLPVDPNEPTYCLCNQVSYGEMVACDNPNCKIEWFHFGCVGLKEQPRGKWYCPDCAALKNRRKGRSR, from the exons ATGTCATTCATCGATCAATTTCAAGCTG ATTTGGAAGCACTGCCCAATATTCTCCAAAAGAAGTATGCATTGATGCGTGATCTTGACAAAAGTTTACAAG AAATTGTGAGGCAAAATGAACAACGTTGTGAACAAGAAATAGAAGATATAAAACGCGGCCTGAGGGCTGAAAACATTAGATTCTCCGATGAGGCACTTGATGAACAAAAGCATGGCATTAGGATTGCTGATGAAAAGGTTGCTTTGGCAATTCAGACATATGATTTG GTTGATTCACATATACAGCaacttgatcaatatttgaaaatgtcCGATGAAGAGCTACGTCGTG AAAGAGAGAATGCAGCTACCGCATCACCTGTTCCAAGTCCTAATAGTACCACTAAATCTGGAAGGTCTAATGAAAGTGGAAGAGGAGGGCGTAAAAA AACACGCCTGGCAACAGCAGCTGCAGCTGCAGCTGCTGCTACAGAAGtggcagcagcagcagcagaaAATCCGACTGGTATGGAATTAGACTTGCCAGTGGATCCTAATGAACCCACTTACTGTTTGTGCAACCAAGTTAGCTATGGAGAGATGGTCGCATGTGATAACCCCAAT TGCAAGATAGAATGGTTCCACTTCGGCTGTGTTGGTCTGAAAGAACAGCCAAGAGGAAAGTGGTATTGTCCAGATTGTGCGGCACTGAAAAATCGTCGTAAAGGCAGATCACGGTAG